The region TGTCGATCTAACCTAGATAACacattcaaggtcaaaggttaaggtCTTACAAGAAAactaatatttgataatatcgGTGTAAACACTTGAAGGGAGTTGCTATGTATTATGactcaaattatgaaatttgacaacaaacatggctgccatttggccatgtttgattcagtcacaaaacaaagcaaaggGACGTATATATGTCTCACACggtatgttacctttgtgccacaTTTGGTTAAAATCAGTTGGTTCATGCCAGAGGAATGAAGGTGGACACATGCACGCATGTACGGACAGAACCCAACATAATAGCCCCATAAtagggaataatataattataccattgccagtaacATTTTAAGAAATCGGAGGAAATAAGgacaattttgagcattttgacattttgacgtAGACACACATTTTCATGACATAGACGCGCCTTGTAGTGATGTAAAATGACTagagtatatattgtatattttttgttgaccttggcttgtgcatggtataataatccTTATATAAACCAAGTGACTTATCATTTCACTTTAACAAGCACTAGTTTACAAAGTACAATGAATTTACAAGAGGAATTTCttcccatatacatgtagttaagaAGTGTTTGTAGTTAATAAGTGTTTGGTGACTATTTTGAAGTAATGAATTTTGAGATCATTATGCACTCTAATCAAAATTAATGCATGGTGACCTTTCATTTTCCTTCTTGATTTTAAATGGAAATGGGTTGTAGTTTTCTTGAATATAGTAAATTAGTACTAGCAAATTCAAACTTTTTATTTCAGAGATAGTATACAAAACGTACCACCCGGTATGTTAAGTGAAGTATGCATTCACATGATCAAGTCAACAAGTTTAAGCCATCAAAGGGTGTCTATATTAAGGAATTTACTGTAGCCTGATTATGGTGGTGTAAATAGAGAACATAATTACCTTCATTAATAGAAACTATACTATAGTAACAAGTGTTGAATTCTAGTTGAGAAATTTAAACTTCTATTGTTACGTATGTAGTGCATGCAACCTACATCTACACAGTAGAGCAAGTTGGGTAATGTAAGAATATCCTCTGACTGGGAGCaaaggtaaatatttgttcCTGAGTTAAAATAACATTGCCCCTCTGATATAGTAGTACTATACTAACTAAGATTTCAGAAGCCTGGTGGCATTGCAGGGCAAattggtaaaacttgcatagttTTGTCCGCATACAATCACATACAACTTTACTAGTTATCTTCTGTTTTagtataaggccaaaaaaaattttTTCTGGTCAggatattttgtctaaagtggtgcgacaacacaattttttttttattctcaacaaacctttcactcaatctactatttatagcagttactgttctttttatttagtacttcagagcaagtgtgtatgtggggcagatgtcatttgtttgttcatgattggctctgcagttgtcttcactgaagtagggaaggttatttttgtgtttccacATGGATctacagactgcatgggctggacaaacacataaaaaaagACCAACATGAGGTATTTCAGTGATGCACCTGACAGAAAGAATTTTTTGTTTGGCCTAACTTTAGTCAGTCACATGACTATATGCCTTTGGATGTAACTCAAGTTGATTGCAAATATGAAGCCGAAGTTTTTTTTGCTGACGGTTTCAGAAGTCTGGTGACAGAGTGGAGAAATCTAGTAAAACCGAAACAAGTGgacatagatttccataccttcAACCATTCTTTTAGTGAGGAAACCAGGGGAACACAGGTAGAATTTATGTACTCATGACCCTGACTAAAAACACTTCATCCAGTATACTAGATATACCCTAGATAAGGGATATTCATGTAGTAATATGGCACACGTCAACTTACCCACACTTTCCTTTCACAAATTCAACATAATCTTGTTCATCAGAGTGGGGaacaaaatgtatgcatgtgtgctcTTCCCAATGATCCATTGCTTGAAGAATAACATCAGCTGCATAGCCTAAGAGAAGAATACAGATAAACTGAATTGTTAATAAACGTCCACACAGAGATTTTGGCATaattaaaggcccatgtttcaAGCCTTAGTTCTCACATTACTGCTATATTGTCAGTGGGGCCACAATGATGAGGTAGGATTATTCTTTTCATCATGACTGAGTTTATCTAAAGCACTACCGGACAATTATTTATCTTGCCCAATTTTTTATTGTCtcaacatgggcctttaaacccAGTGAGTGGGTATATAAGACCCCTGATTTCATAGATGgctattgtcaaatttgaatgcatACAGTTGGCCTAAATAAAAAACTGAAGacaacatgatacatgtacatgattcctagtctgaaaggtccagccaTTGGTCCGCTTATGTAACCAATTGCTACCCTATCATGAGTCAGTGAGTGCATATAAGGGGAAGCAATTccctggatctttcagactagATACATTCCCTAATACCCTATAGGTTCAATATGCcaagaaatatacaatatatatacataagcAATTATTCCTAGTTTAAGTGACAactgattgattaattattCAGTACAACATCAAAGACTTCttgaaaaaatagaaataattaacatagtactgtaaattttttatgaatattaattttaacattttcttaCAAGAATCTATATGTTAGTATTCTTTGCATGAGTATTGGCTGTTTATTTCAGATCTCgaataaaacaatttgaaattgaacTATTCTAtacatgggggaggggggggtgaACCACATTTAACGCCTTGAGCAAGgggattgactagactgggattgAATATGTAATATGGTCCGTGAAAGGACGTAGACTATTAAAACATGGTAATAATTAAGGTTTTTTTTGTATCACAACCAATGTTTTACCATGGTTTCGAATTTCTTACAACTAACATTTCACCTGTCCAGGTTGACAGGATTTGTCAAACTCTCCGTTTGCTAggcagtttgacaaagcctgttgTCTTAAAGAAGTGAAAAGttatttgtaagtacatgtaatcagGAACCCTTGGTTGTGGCACAAGAACTAATTCATTACtgaactttactttgtttttctactttttaaaaaactgtaaaacatacaCCAACTgaaatgatttgcataattgttttcaaaatatatataaatttgttattgtgCATATAAGAAAAGATTTGTAACTAAACTGGGTGAGCACAGGTACAGTAATCCCTATGTCACATTCAGTCTGTGCAGGTATGATATGTTGCTTCCCCAATGTTCCAATAATGTGGGCcataatttgtttgtacatgtaagtatacttACTTCCAAGTTGTTTACTTATCTTGTATGGAATTGTTGCATTTGGCCATAATttgtctgtacatgtaagtatacttACTTCCAAGATGTTTACTTATCTCGAATGGAATTGTTGCATTTGGCCATAATTTGTCTGCATCATTTGTCACAGCTCTTCTTCTCCTAAACAGACTTCTTGAGAATCTCCGCTGTAAATACTCATGCTGCGGTATAGCAATATCACCTTCAACAATCACATTGTCTAGAATCAACATTGAAAAAAGACACagtttttaaatttatactATGCACAGGGAGACATGGAACTGggaaaggttttttttttctatttaataGTCATTTTTGAAATACTCTAGTTGCCAATCATATTTGACTGATTTTGGCCTCAAAGCTGCTTAAGATTCAAGTTTGTAGAAAATAACATTACCAGttggccaaataaaaataaaaattgtgtttccaataaccaaatcgaccctagtttaagcctccaacataaacattttttaaacatttgaaacaaaaagataagaactTCTTTGTGTTCTTGACTTCCATGCACATCTACtttctttccccagcgatgtctgtacgtatttcatcaaactatcacagaaggtgTATTCTTatcgacattttgtttgtttttgggtcgaagcaatatttttcaaacctaaaaacaatttaaaaggtaaaataaaataaaatccccaacctacctaccctattttctgaggccatgttatctgaaacacacaattatttttttccccgCCTTATCATGGAAGTGTAAACCTTCATTAGATTTTCAGTCAAACGAAGTAAAAAaccatacaatttacaaaaaaaattaaaaataatttttaaaaaaaaattctactaCAAGAAGTTGATGACATTGTTGCGACTAGGTTGGTCTATTGTTCTATCTTCAGCACTAAAGTGTCAAATGTAAGAaaaacatgcaaaaaaaaaagaaacttttaCAGAGTAAATCATTGTAGCTAAAATTTAGTAAAAAGTCATTTATGGCACTTTTCAAAATCTTTGTGCAGGTcatatcacaaagataaaaacaaaatgataaaaaaaataaaaaaaatatgtaatgcATTGGATTGCAACAAACTTCTTGATTAAATACAAAACGTAAAATTCCATTAAATTACCTACAATTGGTCAAAATGATTAATATGGAAAATGTACTCCTTTTTTCGCATATTGTTTCTTACTTGCACTATTGTCTGAGAACACGTGCATAAATTATGCAAGGCGTGTCATGACCTCGAGATCGGGTCAGCTGACTGGTAAATGTAAACAAAGCAAGGTCGGGTCAGTGTAGGTCACGGTATTCATAATTTATATCTCGCACATCTAAGAAtgaaaaaattacacaaaatatttttctaaCTCTCAAAAGTGAGCACAATGAAATTATCTGCCTGTGACAAATTATTGGTCTGCGAGCGAACAGCAATTTTAACATTTGTCGCCTACATACAAAGTCAGATGATGCAGAGATGAAGAAAGTCATCTTCCGTCGTGTCGCCAAAGTGGCGGTAATCCGCCTGGCAATGTTTACACAACATTCTAACCTCCTTCACCGTGGCATGGCGGGTAGCTTTTTGATTTGTAAACAACCTTAGAACATACCGGAAAGCCAGCGGCGGTACAGATatcttgaaatttgatatacaatgGAAATCAAATGAGGACAGGGACGGCAAAAGTCAAAACCCAAAACTTGAAGTTTTCGAAGTTGGATCGAACTACGAAAAAGTTCTAAAGTTTCACATTACCTTCATTGCAGGGATTACCGATACTATCGTCGACTTCTCCACTCGCTGCAGACAAACACAGAAGAGAGAGTAGCGTGAAAAGGTACAGGGTCATCCTAAAGCGCAGGAGATGTGCTCAAATAGTGACTTGTTGGTGTGCAGTCTATGAATGGTACCACGACACTACCGGTTGTGATAATAAACATGTGTGCAGAAGGCACGAGACTAGTAGCgtcaaacaaatgaacatctGTAATTGTTTGTTCGTGTTTTATTTACTATTCAGTTTCCAGCTGCGGTGATTAAACCAAGGGCACCCATTCGACAAGACGGACAGGTTCGCTAACTACTAATATATAAACTCAATCAAATCACAAATTGTTTGTTAGTATATTTTTACTagattatgtatatattatatttatgaaataagGGAAGAGATGTACGAACTTGAATAGACTACAGAGTCAAACAGATGTTTGGTGTTAATATTGCACTGATACAGCCGAGTATCCCTATCTTTCTTTTCCAAAGCATTCTAAACAATATCATAATTAACACTCGATTTTCTGTATACcacttgttttgtatatttggaTCATAGATTTTGAGTGTATCATGTATGTTTGTGCTGGGGTCCATGAGTGTGCGTTTGTGGTAAATCATACTAATACTATTCATAACATAGTCACTTGTGAGGTCTAATACTCAAGGAgaaatattctattcaaggatgatCATAATGCAAAAGGATGTCGCaattaggtatttacgaatattcaaaaagtGCTGTCATCGGTATTTGCATCGGAAAGACAAGCCAAATCTTAAGATCTGTCGTTCTAGTTACTGAGATTATACTTAAAGGAGTCAACACCACATTGACATCCAGACTTTAAGTAGTACATGGATAGAATAAGCATAGATTGCAATTTGTGAGTCTTTTTCTCCTGTATTCATCTGTGCGTAGTTAACCCCCTTGCATGTTTATGGCATCACCCCTTacttatattattacatatgtacaagagattacttgcactggtgccaCACATATTAGTTGTATGTGTACTGCAGTCCacccaaaaacattattgcatacctgcatctAAATGATTAGCAAATGAGAACGCAATTGTTTTCACCACACATGAAATCAGGTGATAACactttatgattttttatggaaatttgccatttcagataaacatatgtaataataacagaactccatgcCATGTGAGGTCCAGTGTTgatactcaggggtatttgcacatgtgcttgcagtgttttctgctgcactttcacttgctatgctCATGAAATTATGGGTGCAGCACTGCAAGCACTCgagcaaataccccgagtatgccacacttgcactcatgcatcatggggttctgtcatattcctCAAAGCTTGTTTTTTATGAGTTTTAACAATTAATAAACCCATCCCACATAAACTCTTTCTCACTCATATTTGTTTCCAGATATAACGATTCTGTAACTCCTCTGCTGATCTGTATTTTGTgccaaaatgaaatgtttgctGATTGTGATATGGTTGTTGGTTAATACATTGGAGCTTTACAGTGGAGCTTTGCTACGAGATAATGGTTATGTTGCCGCTGTATTTGAACATGTTACCATCAGTGACCCGGACACATATCATCATACAGCATCTAGAGAAAAGGCTGTCAAACTTATGAATCAAAATTTGGATATTTATGATGAACAAGCAAAGATTGCGTCGTCAAGGGTAAGCTGGGGTGTGTTCGATTATGCAACCCATGGTGCCTCGAGGCACCTAAAGTTGCCCCAAGTTGCGTTCGATTACTACATGATGTCAAACTCGGGGTGCCCCAAGTCGACCCTCCTCATGAAGCAGTGGCAGCTTGGggattgacctgacctgacttgaccCAAGATGGGGACGACATGTGATTGGTTATTGTTATCAATTCTGAAAGAATTATACCGTATTTTGAGGATATCTTTCCACATTTAGTTAGGAAataatttttcacttcaaattgtcTAGAATATTTTGGAAAGACAGACCAAATTATTTATCGTGAATCACGGATTTAATTATATAGGCTCCCAGGGGTACcccaaatgcaataaaatatgtTCAATTTTCATATGACCCGAGGTGCCCAAGTGACGTCAGTTAGCCTGGTCTGAGGCTCCCCGGGGATGCATAATCGAACGCACCCCAGAACATCATCTTTTTATGTTATGAAGACCCAACAAAAGTCATCTTAATCTGGGGTCAGGACCTATTCCCAAATGAAGATGGCTGTCAGTTGTCAAATTATTGGAAGTCTGTATTTTGTTGCACtgtttattgataaaattatCTTTTTTGTTGAGTACTAGTATTCTACacagtgaatgaaattattcaaacattCAAATGCCCATTATTTTACATCTATCTTTGTCATGACCTGATATTAGTGGAATCTGATGGAAAAATAATTAACATTGCCCTCTATGGCCAGATCAGAAAAAGTCTCACTGTCAATGATGGTAAGATGGCAATGCCACAATTGTATATTAGGCTCAggaaataattatttattctgAAATTTAGGACCTTCTGTAATTCAAATTGGTCATAGTATCATTTGAGTTTCCTTGTCATTTCTAGTATAAGGGATCCAAACTTATTTATTATACAGCCAATTCCACATAATCTCACCAAAACAGTGCACGtcacaaatatatttttgtcttgGTTCATACAAATATTTGCAGATAAGGACAACACTGCAGACATGCCGACTCcttacaaattaaaacaaagagCAAGTAATTGttaacttgcaaacccgccatgatgaatgttgcattgtgggaaatgtgataataaatactattggtattgtaaacaatactgttacattatttGCAACCACGAATAATCAATTCAGAGTTACCCAGACCATTGtggaaggtttattttatcggtagctccagattaagtattacaataaccacagataatcccatagtcctttgtgtctgagcatgcgcagtctggattgcaagttccctgttgtgatacactgttactacTCGGTCCATTGCAGAAGAGTCCAGACtacataaagtgtaacatgtattcATTTTTCCCAGACTTCACTGACTTCTGTTGGAACTGCGGTGTGttacaaattattgtattttgttttcatttgtactGAGTCAGAGTGTCTGAAGTTGCTGTCATTTTCTACTAATGGTGtatataccaaaataaaaatacatttttgacatACAGTGTTTGGCAGTATAAGTGTGATTATCAATTGAAGCATTAtcaacatgcacacacacacacacacacatacacttatttttttgttcttattCTGTTttaactaaccaaccaaccagttaTTTTTAATGTGTTATGATAAGAAAGGTAGCATTCAATGTTTTCTGCATTTCTCTCAACAGGGAGCTCAGATTATAGTTTTCCCAGAATATGGACTTTTTGGTGATGGTTATGATCGCAACACGATTCTTCCTTTCCTGGAAACAGTGCCATTCCCTCTCACCAAACATCTAAACCCGTGCAATGATCCGATAAGATACAACATGACCAAAGTGTTAAGAAGACTTAGCTGTATAGCCAAGTCGTACAACATTGTTGTAGTTGCAGGAATGGGAGCTGTATCATACTGTACAGTGGATGATGATCCAGCTTGTCCATCAGACAGTCGATATCAGTACAATGCAGCCGTTGCGTTTGATGTAGACGGAACTCTCATTGGAAGGTACTTCAAGATTAATCTgtttggaaatgaaaaaaacactttcaatcGTGGCACAATTGAGAAAAGTAATTATGGAGTTTTCCATACTGCGTTTGGTTCATTTGGTATGATCATTTGTTATGACATGCTGTTTTCAGATCCAGCGCTCAGATGGATTTACGATGACGGAATAAAGAACATAGTCTTCCCTACTGCGTGGGTGAACGCTTTACCAATGTTGACAGCAGTTACAATTCAACAGGCTTGGGCAATGGCTCATGGCGTAAACCTACTGGCATCAAATCGTCATTTACCGAAGGAGGATATGACGGGAAGTGGAATTTTTATGGGCATCAGCGGTGCTGTGAAGTATCATCATGACATGGCAACTAGTAACAGTCAGCTTCTAATTAACTGGGTACCAGCCATCAAAGGTGACCACCGCTGTTGCACCAATGCTGACCGTACATCAGTGTCGAAAGAAACTATGGTTACCCCTCTAAAATTTACACCACAAGTGGAAGATACCTTTTATGGGATCATGGATAATGATCTGTACACGTTTGTGTTGTTGGAAGAAGAGCAAGATAGCATATCTGTTTGTGATGGCTGGCTATGCTGTAACATTTCATACACCAAACATCCAGGCAACTACAGCACAGAAGTGTACGCACTAGGAGTCTTCAATGGTTTCCACACTGCTTTTACCAAATTTTATCTTCAGGTGTGCATTATAATGAAGTGTGCTGAAGATGAGCCTTCTAAGTGTGGATCTCCCATCAGTACGGCAACAACAGTCTTTGAAAAGTTCAGCCTTTCAGGAAATTTTGATCAAGGTGTTCACTTGTTTCCAATGGTTTTGACGAATAATGTTGTTCTACCACCAATAACAAGATGGGACACAGTATATCCCTATGATCATGTATGGAGTGATGACCTTTCGGAACCTCTCGTCTCTGCAGCTATATACGGACGATGGTTTGAGAGGGACCCGAAATAAAATACTACATTTATAAGCCTGTCATATTGAACAGAAATTCATTTGAATGAGGAGCAATGAACTTTACAAATTGATGATGACACATTTGATAAACTATAggaatttacattttgtatgaaatTAAGCTGATAAGGAAAATCATGTAATTTTGTACTAAAATTGATCCTGCCTTATATGATTGTGACACTGATATAAAGGTGTGAGTGTTACAAATACTTGtaataaacaaaatcatgagtcACTTTATCACTTGTCTGTTGTGTTTCTACAAAGTCAGGTGCTACACTTTATCACATGTCACTTGAGTTTCTACAAAGTCAGGTGCTACATTTTCCTACATGTCTGTTGAGTTTCTACAAAGTCAGGTGCTACACTTTATCACATGTCACTTGAGTTTCTACAAAGTCAGGTGCTACACTTTATCACATGTCACTTGTGTTTCTACAAAGTCAGGTGCTACACTTTATCACATGTCACTTGTGTTTCTACAAAGTCAGGTGCTACACTTTCTTACATGTCACTTGTGTTTCTACAAAGTCAGGTGCTACACTTTCCTACATGTCTGTTGAGTTTCTACAAAGTCAGGTGCTACACTTTATCACATGTCACTTGTGTTTCTAC is a window of Glandiceps talaboti chromosome 5, keGlaTala1.1, whole genome shotgun sequence DNA encoding:
- the LOC144435303 gene encoding pantetheine hydrolase VNN2-like, producing MKCLLIVIWLLVNTLELYSGALLRDNGYVAAVFEHVTISDPDTYHHTASREKAVKLMNQNLDIYDEQAKIASSRGAQIIVFPEYGLFGDGYDRNTILPFLETVPFPLTKHLNPCNDPIRYNMTKVLRRLSCIAKSYNIVVVAGMGAVSYCTVDDDPACPSDSRYQYNAAVAFDVDGTLIGRYFKINLFGNEKNTFNRGTIEKSNYGVFHTAFGSFGMIICYDMLFSDPALRWIYDDGIKNIVFPTAWVNALPMLTAVTIQQAWAMAHGVNLLASNRHLPKEDMTGSGIFMGISGAVKYHHDMATSNSQLLINWVPAIKGDHRCCTNADRTSVSKETMVTPLKFTPQVEDTFYGIMDNDLYTFVLLEEEQDSISVCDGWLCCNISYTKHPGNYSTEVYALGVFNGFHTAFTKFYLQVCIIMKCAEDEPSKCGSPISTATTVFEKFSLSGNFDQGVHLFPMVLTNNVVLPPITRWDTVYPYDHVWSDDLSEPLVSAAIYGRWFERDPK